The genome window TTTAGCGGCGAACGTtgtacacccccccccccccaactttAATAGAGTTATTATACATGGTCTACATTAACCCTTCAATATACAACGTAACAAATTGAATAGTTCTTTTTTTTACCTTATTATAGTTGATTGTTTATTTTTACCATCGTTTAGATTAATGCTTCCATAGCCTATAATACTCCATTAATGTATCATGTAACAAATATATCCTCTTCAACACTATCTTACGACCCTGCAGCGAAGCGCAGGCTCCAATACTAGTAGTATATATAGATAGATGAGCAACTAACTAATATAATaaagataaatatttttttagtttgattagtaagtattatttttatatcgCGCTTTTCGgtgaaaccgagcaaatgataatgtaaaacatacgtgatttgaaaataaagcatgttgtttagaaaatcaaaccattagaacgatttagtttatcatcgtaccgttttatgataccaaataaatactttattttgagaaCAACTtcttttttaacaaaacttataacggaatatCAGGgaaaaaaatcaagcacaactacgtacttgagtttttagaaaaaaagttataaatgtaaattattaaagaaatataaagctaatcgataaattaatatatgttcaaaaaaaagaaaaaacaattattttaaaaaaaggtaaaggaaatatatatttaaaaaaaagaaaaaacatttACAGCGTTTGTGTAAATGGCGAACGCGTGCTGTTCTATCGCTAAATCAGTATTGGTAGTGAACATCGTGGATGAGGTTTTGTACTCCGATACACGTTGACGATATCATTGGCTGTCTACCCTATTTTCAAAGCACATCATAAATTGTACAAGGGTGTTTGCGCTTGTTGAGTTGACCTTGAAGGCAGCGTTAGAGCTTTCGCAGCGGGAGGTGGTCTTCATTAAGCAACACATGGGCAGTTCCCTGAAGTAGGCTGGTACCCAGAGATGTTTGATGTTGTACATGTCGTTCAACCAGCTGTGGTCTTGAAGCCCAAATGTTTGTAGGAGGTCATTCCAGCGGGACTCAAACGTTTCAGGTTTGATATAAACATTCCAAACCAACCGGTGAATGCAGGACCGAAGATCAGTGTTATCGAGCACGTCGGCAGAGATCTGAAAAAGTTAATAGTTACTAACACGAGTTAGATTAAAACAGTTTGAGAAGACATATAAAAATTGTGTTATGTTGAATAACACATGTTAAGGGCTAACAAATTAAGCTAACCTTGGAGGGTAGTTTTTTCATTATATGCCACATGCATAGACGGTGTCGTGATTCGGTAAAGACCATAGGAACAGCTTGTAGCATGGATGGGTCTTGATCACTCAGCACGAGAGTTGGTTGAGTACCGTGTGCCTTCAAGAAAGCCTTAAGCAACCACACATAAGATTCAATGGACTCGGTTGATATCAAACCCACTCCAAATGTAACACATTGGAAATGATGATCCACACCCGTGAATGGCACAAAAACCATCTTGTACCTATGAACAAAAAATTGATTTGATGTTAACAATATGTAAAACTTTTTGGGGTTAAGGTTGTATACATGGGGATCAGGCCTAACACATGTTAATGGGGGGGGGGACTAACCTGTTTGTGCTGTAAGTTGCGTCAAACGCGAGGACATCGCCAAAAGCTTTGTAGTTTAGCTTTGAAATCTCATCAGCCCAGAATACAGAAGACAACTTTCCATTTGATACAGTGTAATCAAAATAGAAGTTGGGTAGGTTGTCAAAACGCTCACGCAGGCGTTCAAGGAAAACTTGTGCGTCGCGTTGACCAATAAAAATTCGCAACTGGTGGCTAAAGTTTTTAAAATCCACCGGAGTCCCATTGACATTGTGATGCCCTCCTTTTAAAGCTACAAGACATCTATAAGCTCTCATTGGTCCGATGCGGTTTAGACTCATATTGTGAATGAATTGTTTCGTGGAGAATGACAGCTTCCGTGATATCTTGCTAAGATCACGGTTGTAACTCTCAACAAGTTCATGATTATGAATATCATTGAAACTCAGAACTGTGTATGAATCATTCGAGATCGAGACTAGTATGCTTGCCTTACAGTCACACCATGTGAAGTTGGTCCTCCGGTGCTTAACAGAAGATTCATCTAGGGTGTCAAAAGTCCTCTTTGGTTGTGGTTTTCCATATTTTGAGCATCGAAGATACTTGTGTGTGGGAATTCCATTCCAGACTTTAGTTTGCCCTTTTTTTACAGAAAAACCTGCTTCAAACGCATAAAGTTCATACATGGAAAGAACATCTGCAAAAGTTGGATAAGATTTCCCACACACTGGTATGAACTTATCAGCGACGTTAGGAATCCAATAACGGGTTCCCTGAGGGGTATCAAAAACAAAGTATGGATTCGATGGCCCTGCATCGTAAAGCGAAAAAGGTTAGGAATCTGCTATACATGGCATGACAAAAGGTTAGAAATCTGTGATATGAGAATAAAGTGGGCTCCCATTGTGCATTGTACAACCGTCTAACTGGCCGCGTGATGATTCAGCAAACATAGAAGGACCATGAGATGATCCAGAAACAGCAACAGTCATGGCCTGCATATGGGAATCTTGGGATGCTACATGTGAACATTATGGAATATGTTTGAACAATGCCATATCTGgggaagaaaaaaacaaaatcaGTGTATAGAAAAAACAAACCTTCTTCATTATCCATAACCTGGTCATCATTAAACGCGCTGTTCATGAAATTGTTGGATATCACAACATCCGGGGATCTAACAGGGGCTTCAGATGACCGAGAACAATCAACATGCATATAAGTGTATACAGAAGCTTCGAATGGAACAAGTGAACATGGCCATGCAGTATAATTTGGATTGTTAGATTAAAAAGttgtaaaagacaaaaaaaaaaaaaacagaacttCGAGAACAGTTAAATTACATATATGGACAAACCTGGAGCATTAAATTCCTCATCATTTTGGAAGTCGCTGCAAAAGAACCGGTTGGGGAAACTATGGACCGGCGACATTAATTCTGAggttggtggatttgtctccatgGATATTAATGGAGAAATGAACAGGGGAGTAGAAGATGACTATGTACTTCTGTTGAAGAATATATAAAATGAGAAATTGTAAAAGAAATATGGGGGTGGGTGCATTGTACAAATGAGTTGATGTGCATTAAATGCTGATGTCAGTTCAAATGGGGGATAATATCTTGCCTAACCGAAATTACATATATAACCTTGAAGCAAAAAGTAACAAGAAGTGTGGGAGGGCTACGTGGCTAAATGATGGCCACTATTATAGTTTGCTAAGTTTTCTAAGAATATAGGGTTTCTTACTAAGCATTATCCTATA of Helianthus annuus cultivar XRQ/B chromosome 1, HanXRQr2.0-SUNRISE, whole genome shotgun sequence contains these proteins:
- the LOC118479307 gene encoding protein FAR1-RELATED SEQUENCE 5-like, which codes for METNPPTSELMSPVHSFPNRFFCSDFQNDEEFNAPASVYTYMHVDCSRSSEAPVRSPDVVISNNFMNSAFNDDQVMDNEEASQDSHMQAMTVAVSGSSHGPSMFAESSRGQLDGPSNPYFVFDTPQGTRYWIPNVADKFIPVCGKSYPTFADVLSMYELYAFEAGFSVKKGQTKVWNGIPTHKYLRCSKYGKPQPKRTFDTLDESSVKHRRTNFTWCDCKASILVSISNDSYTVLSFNDIHNHELVESYNRDLSKISRKLSFSTKQFIHNMSLNRIGPMRAYRCLVALKGGHHNVNGTPVDFKNFSHQLRIFIGQRDAQVFLERLRERFDNLPNFYFDYTVSNGKLSSVFWADEISKLNYKAFGDVLAFDATYSTNRYKMVFVPFTGVDHHFQCVTFGVGFLEGTRYSTNSRAE
- the LOC110896842 gene encoding protein FAR1-RELATED SEQUENCE 5-like, encoding MLQAVPMVFTESRHRLCMWHIMKKLPSKISADVLDNTDLRSCIHRLVWNVYIKPETFESRWNDLLQTFGLQDHSWLNDMYNIKHLWVPAYFRELPMCCLMKTTSRCESSNAAFKVNSTSANTLVQFMMCFENRVDSQ